Below is a genomic region from Miscanthus floridulus cultivar M001 chromosome 1, ASM1932011v1, whole genome shotgun sequence.
GATCGTAGAGAGGGAAACGAAGTTAGATTTTCTCGCAGAAAAAAGAATCAGACATAAAGATAACAACAATCTCCGTCAAGAAAACTGAGTGCTGACGGTACACGTACACTGCCTTCGTGGGCAGTCCAACAACAAGCAAGCACAGAGATACGGACGCCTAGATAACCCGAGAGATGAGTCATGACTCATGAGTGTACTACGTACGACTACAAGGCTAGCAAAGCAAACTTGGGCACTATCACATTGTTACTCTGTGATCACGCATGGAGACTAGCAAAAAATTTTTTTGCAGCGAAGAGTGGAACACGACAGAAAGCGTCCTATCCGCAGCGCAGGGGAGCGTGGCCACTCATCAGTGCAGAGTGGACTAGTGCAGACGCTTGGCGCTGTGCGTGTGCGAACTGTCAGCACATGGACAGTGGATGATGGAAAGGAGGAGGACGGACAGGGGATGAGCAAAGCCGTTTTCTTTTTATCATGCACATGTCATGTCACCATTTTGTCATGGTCGTGCAGCGCTGCAAGATCTGCATGGACAAAGCCCAACAAACCAGGCCATGTCGGCGGCCTGCCAAACGAGCAGCGCCGGCTGACGCTCCGTGACGATtatgaacaagcatgttgattcGGCGGGCCATGATTCCATGAACAAGAACAATTGCAGAGCAACAAGAGAGATTGGAGGACGCGGGCACACGTACTTGGGTTTTCGGAGGTGAGCGTGGCGGACGCCCGGAAGTCGCAGTTCCACGGGTGCCGCCCGGCCGCCTGGTACAGCTGGTTCATGGCGTACGCGGCGTGCGCGCGCACCGTGCTGGGCTCGAAGCAGGCGCCGCCGGGCTGGATGGCGCCGCAGTCGACGCCCACCTGCGAGCACGCGTAGTCCAGGTCCGCCTGCAGCTCCGCGTCCGAGGCGCCGTCCCGAGCCACGCACCACCCGCCGGCCTGCTTGGGCTGCGCCGCCCCTCCTCCCCCTGCCGGCGCGGAGGAGGTCAGCCCGGCGTCGTACGCCATGGTCAGGTCCGTGTGGTACAGCCCGAACGAGCGCTCCGACGTGGGCCCGGGCTTGAGGTCCTCGTCGTAGAGCGCGAACAGGTACGTCTCCACCGACTTCCCGGGCATCAGCGGCGTGCCGGCGCCGGACCGCAGGTGCGCCACCAGGTTGGACACGTAGGCCCTGGCGTTCTCCGCCGTGGCGCCGGGCTCCCCGGCGTCGCCCTTTGTCGGCCAACCCGTCTCGGCCACCACGATGTCCACGCTCCCGTACCCGGCGCGCACCAGCGCCGACTTCACGGCGTCCAGCTGCGCGTCGAACATGTTGGTGTACCTGATCCTGGACCCGCCGTCGACGCGCCCGGCGTTGGGCTGGAACAGGCAGAAGGCCAGCGTCTCCGGGCGCGGGTCCGACTGGTACGCGAACCACGGGTACGGGTTGATCATGAAGGGCGCGCTGGTCCGGCTGAGGAACGCCAGGATCTGCTGCAGCTGCGGCGCCACGTCAGGGTGGAACGCGCCCGTGGACGGCGGCTCCGACTGCGCCATCACGCCCATGGTGTTGACGGTGGAGAACCTGATCCCCGCCGCGCCGTCCCCGGCCGCGACGGCCGCGGCGCGGAGGTTCTGCATGGCCGGGAGCAGCGCGGCGGCCAGGGACGCGTCCCCGGACTCCAGCACCTCGTTGCCCACGGCCACGGCCGAGATGGTGGTCGCCGGGACGAAGGGCAGCACGTTGGCCGCCAGCCACCGCGACGCCGCGGCCGGGTCGGCGGCCAGCGAGGGGATGTCGCCGTTCGCCACGCCCACCATTACCGAGATGCCGGACCCCGCCAGCGCGCGGATCAGCCCCGCGTCCACGCCGTAGAGACGCACCTTGGAGATGGACGTGGATTTGAGCAGCTTCGCCGTCTCGTCCGGCGACGGCAGGTTGTCCGCCACCTCGCCGTAGTTGACGCCGATGTACGGCTGCGCTCCTGCTCCTGCACGCGTGCAATGTGGCGCAAACAAATCCGCTCCGGCATCACCAATCCAATCGCACACAATGACAGAAAACTAAAGCTGCCAGCCGAAA
It encodes:
- the LOC136473384 gene encoding glucan endo-1,3-beta-glucosidase 7-like — its product is MGAAARKPAAALLPIWLICLVCASRAGAQPYIGVNYGEVADNLPSPDETAKLLKSTSISKVRLYGVDAGLIRALAGSGISVMVGVANGDIPSLAADPAAASRWLAANVLPFVPATTISAVAVGNEVLESGDASLAAALLPAMQNLRAAAVAAGDGAAGIRFSTVNTMGVMAQSEPPSTGAFHPDVAPQLQQILAFLSRTSAPFMINPYPWFAYQSDPRPETLAFCLFQPNAGRVDGGSRIRYTNMFDAQLDAVKSALVRAGYGSVDIVVAETGWPTKGDAGEPGATAENARAYVSNLVAHLRSGAGTPLMPGKSVETYLFALYDEDLKPGPTSERSFGLYHTDLTMAYDAGLTSSAPAGGGGAAQPKQAGGWCVARDGASDAELQADLDYACSQVGVDCGAIQPGGACFEPSTVRAHAAYAMNQLYQAAGRHPWNCDFRASATLTSENPSYGACVYTGGGQ